The genomic region TTCTCGCTCATCATCGTCTTCCTCGCGCTGTACCTCGTGAAGGTCGGCGGGGGCGGCGAGAAGGAGATCGTCGGCGCGACCGGTGTCGTCTACTGGGCCTACATCGCGATGCTCGCCATCCACATCCTGCTTTCCGTGGTGTCGGTCCCGGTCGTCCTCTACGCCCTCGTCCTCGGGCTGACCCACACCCCGAGCGAGTTGAAGCGCACCGCGCACGCGAAGGTCGGGCGCATCGCCGCCGGTGCGTGGATTCTCTCGCTCACGCTCGGCGTCGTCACCTACGTCATGCTGAACCACATCTACGACTACCGCTTCATGTTCGTCGGGCCGCTGTTCTGAGGTCGGCTCGCCTTCTCGGTTCCCCCATCGCTCGTGCGCGAGCCGCGCACACCCCGGTGGCGCTTTATTATCTCACCGGCCCTCCATGTCCGACATGGACTCGCTCTCCCGCAGGGATGCCCTCCGACTGGCAGGCCTCGGCACCGTTGGCCTCGCCGGCTGCCTCTCCGGCGGCGGTACAGACGACACTGGAACAGATGGCGGCGGCGGTAGCGACACCGCCTGGGAAGACACCGAACTCACGAACGTCCTCACCGGCGAGACCTTCACCGTCTCCCAGTTCGACAAGCCCGTCCTCGTCGAGACGTTCGCCGTCTGGTGCTCGAACTGCAAGCGCCAGCAGGACGAGCTGATAGAATTTCACGAGGCGGTCGGCGACGACGTGGTGAGCGTCGCGCTCAACATCGACCAGAACGAGGACGCCGAGAAGGTACGCAACCACGCAGAATCGCATGGTTACGACTGGTACTACGCCGTCTCCCCACCTGCGGTCACCCGGCAGATCGTCGACGAGTTCGGGACGTCGATGACCTCGCCACCCATCGTCCCGATGCTGTTGCGCTGCAGTGACGGCACGACGACCCGGCTGAAGGACGGCCACAAGGAGACCAGCTTCCTCCGCGAGAAAGCGAACGGATGCTAGCGCGGTTCGTCGAGGTGTTCGTCATCGGGTTCGCGACCCCGCTGACGGCGGCCTGTGCGCTGCCGCTCTACCCCGGATTCCTCGCGTATCTCTCCTCGCAGGGCGAGGAGACCGCGCTGCCCTCGGGCGTGCTCGCGGGCCTGGTCACCCTCGGCGTCATCGCGTTCATGGGCACCGTCGGCCTGCTGTTCTCGTTCCTGCTCGGGGAGTCGCTGACGACCGTGGTCGAACTCGTCTCCCCGGTCGCCTTCGGCGTGCTCGCCGTGTTGAGCGTCGCCCTGTTGTTCGACCTCGACCTCGCACACCGCTTGCCTACGAAGGAGCCGCCACAGACGAGCCACCCCGCCTCGACCGCCTTCGGGTACGGGTTCTTCTTCGGAGCCATCGTCTTGCCCTGTAATCCCGGCCTGCTGGCGCTCTTCTTTGCCCGCGCTCCGGTCCTGTTCGACACGCCGGTCGAGGGCTTCCTGGGCTTCCTGCTGTTCGGCATCGGGATGGGAACCCCGCTCCTGCTGTTCGGGCTGATCTCGCAGTCCGCCGGTCAGCGCGTCACCCGAACCCTCGCGAAACACAGTTCGGGCATCAACCGCGTCACGGGCGCGGTGATGCTGCTGGTCGCGAGCTACTACCTGCTCGTCGTGTTCGACGTGGCGGGCGTCTCCGGTATCGTGACCCCGTACTTCGACGCGGTGTTCGGGGCGTTCTCCGCGTAGGAGACGGAACAAGACATTTGCCGGTTCCCGGACAGGTCGACGTATGCGTCGACAGCCCTCCCTCCCCTACCTCGTCGCCACCGCCCTGGCCGGGGTGCTCGCCGTCGCCAGCGCCTGGCTCCCGTGGGTACGGAAGCTCCCGGTCGGCTACACCGACGGCCAGCCGTACTACACCAGCGAGTTCGTCGCCGGCATGGAGACCGGCTTCCGGGGAACCGACATGGTAATCCTCGGGCCGGTCATCGTCGCCCTCGTCGTGGTCGCCATCTCGACGGTCCGACGCTGGCGGCCCGACGTGGTGGTCGTCCTCGCCGGTGCGTTCGTCACCTTTGCCGGCTGGACCCGACTCCAGGAGTTCACCAGGGTCGACCGCTACGCCCCAGCGCCGGGCGTCTACCTCGCACTCGCCGCCGGGTTGGTCCTGCTAGCGACCGGCGGCAGCGCGTTCCTCCGCGGCTACGTCCAGCGACGACGAGACGGACGGACCACCTGATTGCTCGCCCGCGCCTCACCACTCTGGCACCGCCAGTCGCCACCCGACCAGCCCCAGCAACGCGAACCCGAACGCGTTCAGCGAGCCGTGGATCCGGACCATCGTCAGGATGCGCAGGCCAAGTACGTCGGCCCCGGCGTACACCGAGACGGCGTAGCCCAACGCGAGCGCCATCGACACCGGTAATGCAAGTGAAGACAGCGCGAGCAGGGCTCCTTGCGGCCGCTGACGGGTGGGGGCGACCTGCACGGTCACGAACCCGGCGAGGAGCGTCACCGCGAGGGTGAACGCCCCGACGGCGAGCACCTCGATCACGGGAGAGAACGAGATACCGAGCGCGATGAGGCCCGGGCCGACGAGCACGACCACCGCGGCCGTGTCGTACAGCGACGACTCAGTCTCCAGTGACCGGCCCACCAGTCCCGTCACGAGCGGGAGCGCGAACCCGGCGTAGTGGAAGTGGACCGCGGTGAGCCGGACGATGGTCGGGTCGAACCAGAACGTCAGCCCGAGGTGGAACAGGACGAGTGCGACCGCGCCGACCACCGAGTACGCCAGGCCGGCATCGACGAGGTTCTCCGGCACCGACGTGGCTCCCCGTTTCCGGACTCGGACGAGCGCGAGGGCCCCGAGCAGGCCGGTGACGAGCACCCAGGGCGACGCCAGCAGGGCTGCAGTCGGCCCGTTCACCGGCGCGACCAGTGAGGCGACGAACAGGGCCGCGCCGACCGGCTGGGCCGTGACCGCCAGCCCGTGGAGCCGTCCGGCGAAGCCGGGGAACGGCGGGGTCGCTGCCATGCCGATACCAAGTGGAACGAGTACCAGTGGGGCCAGCGCCAGCGCCCGGTCGATGGCGTCGAGGTCGCCGGCGAGGACGAGGGCCAGCCAGAGCACACCCCCGAGCAGGGCGCTCGCGTCGGACGGCGCGATGTTCAGTCTCCCGTTGCGCGTCCTAGCGGGACTCATACCGGTGGGAGCGTCGACAGACCACGGGACGGCCGGAGGTCGGCGGGGACCGTCTCCATCGGCTCCAGTGCCTGCGTGAATGCCCCGCGGTAGCTCAGGATGTGTCCCGCGAGCGTGTTCTCGACCGTCGCGGTCACGTGGAACTGTTCGTCGGTCTCGTCGTACCGGTCGCGAACCTCGACACTCGCCGCCATCGGGCCCGGCAGGGAGACGAACCGCGACCCGACGTTCAGCCACTGCTTCCCACCCTCGACCACCAGCGCCCCGTTCTCGACCCGGGGGTGGAGTTCCGAGGCGATGAGCCCGTCCGTGCCGAGGAAGTCGAGCAGGCGCTCGTTCTCGTGGTCCCAGACGGTGAGCGAGTCGAACCGGCGGCGCGTCCGGTCGAACTCGAACTCGCGGGCCGTGGTGAGCACCTCGTAGCCGGCGTCGTGCTCCCAGCCGACGGTCGTCACGGTGAACGGCACGTCCGACCCGGCCTCAGGAAAGAGGAGGTTCTGGGTCGTCATGGCGTACAGCACCGGCAGGGTGTGCGTGCCGCGGCTGATGTGCATCCGGCCCCGGCCCACGCAGGCAGTTCCCTCGTCCGGACCGATACCGTAGCGGTCGCGGACCATCGGATGGAGGTCGTCGGCCTCGTCGCCGAGGGCGTACTCGTAGACGCCGGTCATATGCGGGGCTTCTCGGCCCCGGGATATGATTGTTCGTCTGGACGAGTGGTTGATGAGAACCTGCTGTGTGGGACGAATGCCTGACGGGAACGTGCTGTCCACGGTCCCTGATTCGTGCTAACGCCTAGCTTATATCTGGTGGGGACTTACCACAGGTTAGTGCATCGGTCCTGCACGCCTCATGACAGCCCCTGATTCACCCTACGCAGGCCTGTACCGTCGGACCATCCCTGCGGTGGTCTCCATCTATCCGTCCTCGGGGGACGGGCTCACCGGGGCCGGTTCCGGGTTCGTCTACGACGAAGCCGGCCACATCGTCACGAACCACCACGTCGTCACCAGCAGCCGCGGCCGGAGCGCGAGCGAGCGCTGGGGCCGCGACGACGATGCCGACCGCCTCGAGGTCCGCTTCTCGCGCGGTGAGTGGCGAACCGCCTCGCTGGTCGGGTCGGACCCGGCGACCGACCTCGCAGTCCTGCGGGTCGAGAGCCTCCCGGCGTACGTCACGCCGCTGCGAGTCGCGGACGAGAACCCCGAACCGGGTATCCCGGTCGCGGCGCTCGGGAACCCGATGGGGCTCGATGGGACCATCTCGGCCGGCATCGTCTCCGGCGTCACCCGGTCGATGCCGACCCACGAGGGCTTCACCATCCCCGATACCGTCCAGACCGATGCGCCGATCAACCCCGGCAACTCGGGTGGTCCTCTCGTCACGCTCTCCGGTGAGGTCGTCGGCGTCAACCGCGCGAGACAGGGCGACAACATCGGGTTCGCCATCTCGCCGAAGCTCGTCCACCGCGTCGTCCCGGAACTCGTTTCGACCGGCGAGGTCGAACACGCGACCCTCCACGTCCGCACGATGGACGTCTCGCCCAGCGTCGCGGAGGCGAACGGGCTCGACGAACCGCGGGGTGTCCTCGTCGTCGAGGTCCGAGAGGGGCCGGCCAGTGGCGTCCTCGGTGGCTGCACCGATACGATGCTCATCAGGGGTCGAGAGGTCCCGGTCGGCGGTGACGTCATCACCGGTATCGACGGGCAGGAACTTCACGCGCACGAAGAACTCGTCCGCTACCTCATGACGGACGTCCGACCCGGCGACACCGTCGAGCTGACGGTCAGACGCCCTGCCGGGGAGACGACGGAGCGCCTCGTCGTGACGAACCGGACGAACTCACACGCGCCCGATGGCACCGACGACTGGGCGGACGAGGGCGACTCGGACGGTGGGACGCGGATACCGCTCGACTGAAAATCGCGGCCGGCGAGACGGATTCTCGCGCCGCCTGCGGCGTACAGCCCGTGATTCCACAGCGAACCGAAGTTCAGGATTTCAATAAAATTCTTGGACTGGGACCAAGACTTCATTTCCTAAGTAGACAATCTTAACATGGGACAGCAATAATTGCTGGACAATGACTGGGTCCAACCAGGACTGGTGGCCGAATCAGCTGAACCTGAACATACTCGACCAGAACGCGCAGTCGGTCGATCCGATGGGTGAAGAGTTCGACTACGGCGAGGCGTTCGAAGCGCTCGACCTCGATGCCGTGAAGTCGGATATCGAAGACGTGATGACGACATCGCAGGACTGGTGGCCGGCCGACTACGGCCACTACGGGCCGCTGTTCATCCGGATGGCGTGGCACAGCGCCGGGACGTACCGGACCAGCGACGGCCGCGGGGGCGCAGCCTCCGGCCAACAGCGCCTCGCACCGCTCAACAGCTGGCCGGACAACGCGAACCTCGACAAGGCACGCCGACTGCTCTGGCCGGTCAAGCAGAAGTACGGCCGTAACCTCTCGTGGGCCGACCTGATGATTCTCGCCGGGAACGTCGCCATCGAGTCGATGGGCGGCAAGACGTTCGGCTTCGCCGGCGGCCGCGAGGACGCCTACCAGCCCGACGAGTCCGTCGACTGGGGTCCCGAGAGCGAGTTCGAGGCGTCCGAGCGCTTCGACGAAGACGGCGAACTCCAGGAGGGTCTCGGCGCGACCGTCATGGGCCTCATCTACGTGAACCCGGAGGGCCCGGACGGGAATCCGGACCCGGAAGCATCCGCGAAGAACATCCGCGAGTCGTTCAGCCGCATGGCGATGAACGACAAGGAGACCGCCGCACTCATCGCCGGAGGGCACACGTTCGGGAAGGTCCACGGTGCTGACTCCGGGGACAACCTCGGTCCCGAGCCGGAAGCGGCCCCCATCGAGAAGCAGGGCCTCGGCTGGGAGAACGAGTACGGCTCCGGCAAGGGCGGCGACACCATCACCAGCGGTATCGAGGGCCCGTGGACGCAGGCACCCATCGACTGGGACCTCGGCTACATCGACAACCTCCTCGACTACGAGTGGGAGCCCGAGAAGGGCCCCGGCGGTGCGTGGCAGTGGACGCCGAAGGACGAGGAACTGAAAGACAGCGTGCCGGACGCACACGACGAGTCCGAGACGGTGACGCCGATGATGCTCACCACGGACATCGCGCTGAAGCGCGACCCCGACTACCGGGAGATCATCGAGGGCTTCCAGGAGAACCCGATGGACTTCGGTATCTCCTTCGCGAAGGCCTGGTACAAGCTCACCCACCGTGACATGGGCCCGCCGACCCGGTTCCGCGGCCCGGAGGTTCCGGACGAGGAGATGCTGTGGCAGGACCCGCTTCCCGAAGCGGACTACGACCTCGTCGGCGACGCGGAGGTCGCCGAGCTCAAGGCGGAGATCCTCGACTCGGACCTGTCCGTCTCCCAGCTGGCCCGGACCGCCTGGGCGGCAGCCTCGACGTACCGCGACAGCGACAAGCGCGGGGGCGTCAACGGGGCCCGCATCCGGCTGAACCCCCAGAAGGACTGGGAGGTCAACCAGCCCGAGGCGCTGGAGACCGTGCTGGCCACCCTCGAAGGTATCCAGGAGGACTTCAACAGCTCGCGCTCCGACGACGTGCAGGTCTCGCTCGCCGACCTCATCGTGCTGGGCGGGAACGCGGCTGTCGAGGAGGCAGCGGCGGACGCCGGCTACGACGTGGAGGTTCCGTTCGAGCCGGGCCGCGTCGACGCCTCGCAGGACCAGACCGACGTCGAGTCGTTCGAGGCGCTCAAGCCGAAGGCCGACGGCTTCCGGAACTACCTCGCGGACGACGCCGAGCGCCCGGCCGAGGAACTGCTGGTCGACAAGGCGGAGCTGCTGAACCTGACCGCGCCCGAGATGACGGTTCTCGTCGGTGGCATGCGCGCCCTCGACGCGAACTACGACGACTCCGACCGCGGCGTGTTCACGGAGCAGCCGGAGACGCTGACCAACGACTTCTTCGTGAACCTGCTCAGCATGGACTACGAGTGGGAGCCGGTCTCCGACGACGAGTACGTGTTCGAGGTCCGCGACCGCGACACCAGCGAAGTCGAGTGGGAGGGCACCCGCTTCGACCTCGTCTTCGGGTCGAACTCCCGCCTGCGCGCCATCGCGGACGTCTACGGCGCGGACGACGCCGAGGAGAAGTTCGTCGAGGACTTCGTCGACGCGTGGTCGAAGGTCATGCGTAACGACCGCTTCGACCTCGAGTAAGCTGCACTGTCGCTCGGCCGCGTGCCGACCGCGAACCGACCACCTTTTTCGTGCTCAGGCGGGAACCCGAGAGCCATGACGACGGAACGACACCACGCGCCCGACGCCGAGACCGTCGAGCGCGTCGTCCGCGAGGGCCTCCGAGACGGGGCGATGATCTCTGTGCTGGCCGAGTGCGAGGTCGAGTACGACGGTCGCAGTGGCGGCTACCTCGGGCCCGGCGACCGCATGGTGGTCTGTAAACCCGACGGCACCCTGCTCGTGCACCGGCCCTCCGGGCACAAGC from Haloarchaeobius sp. HME9146 harbors:
- a CDS encoding DUF420 domain-containing protein, yielding MSTADVRATVRENVRATTVVLTVVGYALVLGTFAGLVPIYPDISREMTNQLSHAIAVVNTFATVSLALGWYWIRNDEVDKHRKAMLTSFSLIIVFLALYLVKVGGGGEKEIVGATGVVYWAYIAMLAIHILLSVVSVPVVLYALVLGLTHTPSELKRTAHAKVGRIAAGAWILSLTLGVVTYVMLNHIYDYRFMFVGPLF
- a CDS encoding TlpA disulfide reductase family protein, with amino-acid sequence MDSLSRRDALRLAGLGTVGLAGCLSGGGTDDTGTDGGGGSDTAWEDTELTNVLTGETFTVSQFDKPVLVETFAVWCSNCKRQQDELIEFHEAVGDDVVSVALNIDQNEDAEKVRNHAESHGYDWYYAVSPPAVTRQIVDEFGTSMTSPPIVPMLLRCSDGTTTRLKDGHKETSFLREKANGC
- a CDS encoding cytochrome c biogenesis CcdA family protein — encoded protein: MLARFVEVFVIGFATPLTAACALPLYPGFLAYLSSQGEETALPSGVLAGLVTLGVIAFMGTVGLLFSFLLGESLTTVVELVSPVAFGVLAVLSVALLFDLDLAHRLPTKEPPQTSHPASTAFGYGFFFGAIVLPCNPGLLALFFARAPVLFDTPVEGFLGFLLFGIGMGTPLLLFGLISQSAGQRVTRTLAKHSSGINRVTGAVMLLVASYYLLVVFDVAGVSGIVTPYFDAVFGAFSA
- a CDS encoding YndJ family protein codes for the protein MSPARTRNGRLNIAPSDASALLGGVLWLALVLAGDLDAIDRALALAPLVLVPLGIGMAATPPFPGFAGRLHGLAVTAQPVGAALFVASLVAPVNGPTAALLASPWVLVTGLLGALALVRVRKRGATSVPENLVDAGLAYSVVGAVALVLFHLGLTFWFDPTIVRLTAVHFHYAGFALPLVTGLVGRSLETESSLYDTAAVVVLVGPGLIALGISFSPVIEVLAVGAFTLAVTLLAGFVTVQVAPTRQRPQGALLALSSLALPVSMALALGYAVSVYAGADVLGLRILTMVRIHGSLNAFGFALLGLVGWRLAVPEW
- a CDS encoding DUF4166 domain-containing protein, coding for MTGVYEYALGDEADDLHPMVRDRYGIGPDEGTACVGRGRMHISRGTHTLPVLYAMTTQNLLFPEAGSDVPFTVTTVGWEHDAGYEVLTTAREFEFDRTRRRFDSLTVWDHENERLLDFLGTDGLIASELHPRVENGALVVEGGKQWLNVGSRFVSLPGPMAASVEVRDRYDETDEQFHVTATVENTLAGHILSYRGAFTQALEPMETVPADLRPSRGLSTLPPV
- a CDS encoding S1C family serine protease, producing MTAPDSPYAGLYRRTIPAVVSIYPSSGDGLTGAGSGFVYDEAGHIVTNHHVVTSSRGRSASERWGRDDDADRLEVRFSRGEWRTASLVGSDPATDLAVLRVESLPAYVTPLRVADENPEPGIPVAALGNPMGLDGTISAGIVSGVTRSMPTHEGFTIPDTVQTDAPINPGNSGGPLVTLSGEVVGVNRARQGDNIGFAISPKLVHRVVPELVSTGEVEHATLHVRTMDVSPSVAEANGLDEPRGVLVVEVREGPASGVLGGCTDTMLIRGREVPVGGDVITGIDGQELHAHEELVRYLMTDVRPGDTVELTVRRPAGETTERLVVTNRTNSHAPDGTDDWADEGDSDGGTRIPLD
- the katG gene encoding catalase/peroxidase HPI; amino-acid sequence: MTGSNQDWWPNQLNLNILDQNAQSVDPMGEEFDYGEAFEALDLDAVKSDIEDVMTTSQDWWPADYGHYGPLFIRMAWHSAGTYRTSDGRGGAASGQQRLAPLNSWPDNANLDKARRLLWPVKQKYGRNLSWADLMILAGNVAIESMGGKTFGFAGGREDAYQPDESVDWGPESEFEASERFDEDGELQEGLGATVMGLIYVNPEGPDGNPDPEASAKNIRESFSRMAMNDKETAALIAGGHTFGKVHGADSGDNLGPEPEAAPIEKQGLGWENEYGSGKGGDTITSGIEGPWTQAPIDWDLGYIDNLLDYEWEPEKGPGGAWQWTPKDEELKDSVPDAHDESETVTPMMLTTDIALKRDPDYREIIEGFQENPMDFGISFAKAWYKLTHRDMGPPTRFRGPEVPDEEMLWQDPLPEADYDLVGDAEVAELKAEILDSDLSVSQLARTAWAAASTYRDSDKRGGVNGARIRLNPQKDWEVNQPEALETVLATLEGIQEDFNSSRSDDVQVSLADLIVLGGNAAVEEAAADAGYDVEVPFEPGRVDASQDQTDVESFEALKPKADGFRNYLADDAERPAEELLVDKAELLNLTAPEMTVLVGGMRALDANYDDSDRGVFTEQPETLTNDFFVNLLSMDYEWEPVSDDEYVFEVRDRDTSEVEWEGTRFDLVFGSNSRLRAIADVYGADDAEEKFVEDFVDAWSKVMRNDRFDLE